In Acinetobacter sp. WCHAc010034, a genomic segment contains:
- a CDS encoding pentapeptide repeat-containing protein, translating into MTQHEIKNRWTGEVLFTCEVPEGMESGMIARHAVETAIAQDANLHGANLQDADLHGANLQDADLHGANLWGANLHGANLWGANLHGANLWGANLHGANLQDAKNAPLVINGLCWMVYISGTGIMRIGCQEHSIERWKGFSDELISRMDGYALEFWNQHKVMLLNICDAYKHAEEVK; encoded by the coding sequence ATGACACAACACGAAATCAAAAACCGCTGGACTGGCGAAGTACTTTTCACTTGCGAAGTGCCTGAAGGCATGGAATCAGGAATGATTGCGCGTCATGCAGTGGAAACTGCAATTGCTCAGGACGCGAATCTTCATGGCGCGAATCTTCAGGACGCGGATCTTCATGGCGCGAATCTTCAGGACGCGGATCTTCATGGCGCGAATCTTTGGGGCGCGAATCTTCATGGCGCGAATCTTTGGGGCGCGAATCTTCATGGCGCGAATCTTTGGGGCGCGAATCTTCATGGCGCGAATCTTCAGGACGCGAAAAATGCCCCGCTCGTCATCAATGGCCTGTGCTGGATGGTTTATATCAGCGGAACTGGAATTATGCGAATTGGCTGTCAGGAGCACTCAATTGAGCGCTGGAAAGGATTCAGTGATGAATTAATAAGCCGCATGGACGGTTATGCACTGGAATTTTGGAATCAGCATAAAGTGATGCTTTTGAATATCTGCGATGCATACAAGCATGCAGAAGAAGTGAAATAG
- a CDS encoding ATP-binding protein encodes MALAIISADQALNVSAIITYIYADPGVGKTSLGFTADKAISFDFDRGAHRTGELRRGAVVPVQQWADIENIKEQDLAPYNTVVIDTVGAMLESIKTHLLKTANNRQQDGALKLKAQGLANMKFKQYINTLLSFGKDVVFIAHASEDQNGDQVIYRPELGGKNRNELYRIADIMGYLTTVTTGEGKNARVINFKPSPTHHAKNSGALGGETGEVWVPDLKVNPTFLADLISDAKAHINTLTPAQLASAKALEDFENWKQSCEEAMHAGDLNQLTEALDKEHIYYQNMRQAMLARAKALNCTFDKERSAWISPPEFNGINEAQRDDLLAFIDERGLDVKAACEHLGIDSLMQIDSSQIQAVKHDLEQLAKAGATA; translated from the coding sequence ATGGCTCTTGCAATTATTTCAGCTGACCAGGCGTTAAACGTCAGTGCAATCATCACCTATATCTATGCAGATCCAGGTGTAGGGAAAACATCCTTAGGTTTTACGGCTGACAAAGCTATTTCTTTCGACTTTGACCGCGGCGCGCACCGTACTGGTGAGCTTCGGCGCGGCGCTGTTGTACCGGTTCAGCAGTGGGCTGATATTGAAAATATTAAAGAGCAGGATCTGGCTCCATACAACACTGTCGTCATTGATACCGTTGGCGCAATGCTTGAATCCATTAAAACCCACCTGCTCAAGACGGCAAATAACCGCCAGCAAGATGGTGCATTGAAGCTCAAAGCCCAAGGCTTGGCCAACATGAAATTTAAGCAATACATCAATACCTTGCTGAGCTTCGGAAAGGATGTAGTTTTCATTGCCCATGCTTCTGAAGACCAGAACGGTGATCAGGTTATTTACCGGCCGGAGCTGGGCGGTAAGAACAGAAATGAGCTGTACCGCATTGCCGACATCATGGGTTATTTGACGACTGTAACCACGGGTGAAGGTAAAAATGCCCGCGTCATCAACTTCAAGCCGTCCCCAACACACCATGCCAAAAATTCAGGGGCTTTGGGCGGTGAAACAGGTGAGGTTTGGGTGCCGGACTTAAAAGTTAATCCAACCTTTTTGGCGGATCTGATCTCAGATGCCAAGGCCCACATCAACACATTAACCCCTGCCCAGCTTGCGTCTGCCAAGGCGCTTGAGGACTTTGAAAACTGGAAGCAGAGCTGTGAAGAGGCCATGCATGCTGGTGATTTAAATCAGCTTACAGAGGCCTTGGATAAAGAACATATTTATTACCAGAACATGCGCCAAGCTATGCTGGCGCGCGCTAAGGCCTTGAACTGCACCTTTGATAAAGAGCGCAGCGCATGGATCAGCCCGCCTGAGTTTAATGGCATCAATGAAGCTCAGCGCGATGACCTGCTGGCTTTTATAGATGAGCGCGGTTTAGACGTTAAGGCGGCATGCGAGCATTTAGGCATTGATTCACTGATGCAAATCGACTCCAGTCAAATCCAAGCAGTAAAACACGATCTTGAACAATTAGCGAAAGCGGGAGCAACAGCATGA